In Fibrobacter sp., the genomic stretch TCGATAATCCTGTCGATGCTTTCGTTGTCGAGTCCTGCGAACATGGGCAGGCAAAGTACCTGGTCGGCGAGCTTGTGGGCGACGGGCAGGTTTTCGGGCCTGGCCGATTCGAGCCCCTTGTAGGCGCTGAACGTGCTGATGAGCGGGTAGAAGTAACGGCGTCCGTATACGTTGTGCTCTTTAAGCTTCTCGTAGAGGGCGTCGCGGCTCAGGCCGTATTCCTCGCTGATGAAAATCGGGAAGTAGGCGTAGTTGTGGTGCACTCCCTCGACGTCTTCGAGCATGCGGATGCCGGCGACGTTCTTGAGGGCCGCCCTGTAGCGTTCGGCGGTCGCCTTGCGCCTTGCGATGGCGTCGTCCACCTGCTTCAGGTTCAATAACCCGTAGGCGGCGCGGATTTCGTCCATCTTGCTGTTGATGCCGGGAGCGACGACTGTCGTTTCGCCGGCAAAGCCGAAATTCTTCAGGTAGTCGATACGCTTCTTGGTGGCTTCGTCGTGGCAGACGAGGGCGCCGCCTTCCACGGTGTTGTACACCTTGGTCGCGTGGAAGCTGAGCGTGCTCATGTCGCCCGCGTTGAGGATGGATTCACCATTCACCTTGACGCCGAATGCGTGGGCCGCGTCGTAAATGACCTTGAGGCCGTACACGTCAGCGATTTCCTGGATGCGCTTGGTGTTGCAGGGCGTGCCGTACACGTGCACCGGCATGATGGCCGTGGTGTGCGGGGTGATGGCCGCTTCGATTTTTTCAGGATCGATATTGCCGGTCTTTTCGTCGACATCGACAAAGACGGGCTTGAGGCCGTTCCACCAGATGGAATGCGTTGTGGCGACAAAACTGTACGGGGTGGTAATCACTTCGCCGGTGATTCGCATGGCCTGCAGCGCCGTGATGAGCGGCAGCGTGCCGTTCGTGAACAGGCTGATGTACTTGACGCCGAGATACTCCGCCAAGGCCTTTTCGAGTTCCTTGTGGTAGTGCCCGTTGTTCGTGAGCCATTTGCGGTCCCAGATGTCCTTGAGCATCGGGATGAAATCGTCAAGGGAAGGGAGAAGCGGCGAGGTGACGGTAATCAGTTTATCTTCCATGACGAAATCCTTTTATTGTCTCTATCAGGTAGTCCAGACATTCGAAATGTAGTAATTTCGCCATACCGAAGTACAGCACGATTCCCAACACAATCTGTATTGCCGCGGATAGATAAATGTGAAGGTCGATGAGGCTGAACAGGTAGAGGCATGCCCCCATGAAGGCCGAAAGGGCGAAGGAAGGCATGATGTCCTTCAACTGCTCAAAATAGCCGTATCCCAGCATTTTCTTGTTGGGATGGGCATTGATGAAAATGCACGAAATCGTGGAAAGGACGGCGCCGTAGGCGATGCCGAGAGGCGACCTGAAAATGGCGAGACCGCCGAACAGGAAAACGAGCCCGAAGATTTTCTTGATGATTTCCAGCTTGAGGAAAATATCGCTTCGGCCCATCGCGTTGATCGCGGAAAGGTTCGACGTGTGGATGGGCCTGAATGCGTAAATGAAGCAGTAGATTTGCACGAACGGAACGCAGGGTAGCCACTTCTCGCCCAGCAGGAATATGATCAGGGGCTTTGCCAACATGGCGAGCCCGGCCATCATCGGGATAATCAGGAAGGAACTCGTGACGATGGACCTCCGCATGAGTTTTTTCATCATGGGACGGTCGTCCTGATATGCCGAAAGGGACGGCAGCATTACCGACTGGATGGAATTGTCGATGTTGTTCACGACCAGGTTCGGGAAGTGGTCACCGCGGTTGTAGTAGGCGAGGTCAGCCGGAGAGAATACCTTGCCTATGATAAGTCCGCGCAGGTTGGAATAGAGCGTGTCCAGGAGCGAAGAACAGAGGAGCTTCCAGCCGAAGCTGAACAAGGCCTTGAGCCGCTGTAAAGAAAATTCCAGGCTGGGGCGCCACGGGACAAGGAACCACATGATGAAGATGTTCAGGACGCTGATGGAAAGCTGCTGGATGACAATCGCCCACACGCCGGCCCCTTGCACTGCGGCCACGATACCCGCGATGCCCGAAGGAATCATCGCGCCGAGGCTCCGGTAGAACAGGCTCCGGAACATCATGTTCTTGACGACGTAGGCATACTGGATGGAGTACGGAACTCCGATGGGGAGGGAGAGTGCGAGCACGCGGATTACCGGCGAAAGCGCTTCTTTCCCGTAAAAGTCGGCGATGTACGGAGCTGCCGCGTAGAACACGGCGTAGGCGACAAACGAAACGCCGAGACTCGCCCAGAATACAGAAGAAAAGTCCAGGAAGGTCGTTTCTTTCTTTTGGATGAGGGCGGTGTTGAGCCCGCTCTGGACGAATATGTTCGCTATGGAAACAAATATCATGGCGAGGGCGACCACGCCAAAATCATCCGGGGCGAGGATTCGCGCCAGGACGATGGATACGACAAACTGCGTCAGCTGGGTTCCCAGCCGCTCGCAGTATTTCCAGAAAAGCGACGCGATTATGGTTCGTTTGGTGGGCAATTAATATTTCCCGTACTTGTAGCCGTATCCGTCGCTATGGCCATGTTCGTACTTGTTGATGACGAAGCTGGCGTGAACACCGCTGTTGCCCTTGAGCAGTTGCTTCATGCCGTCCTTGATGGCTTCGATACTGTGCTTGTTGTATTCGATGACCATGACAATCTGCGATGCGACGCGGCAGGCGAGTGCGGCGTCGGTCACGAGCATGATGGGCGGGGTGTCGACGATGATGAGATCGTAATTCTTTTCCAGTTCGTCGATGGTGTTCGTGTAGTGCTTGGAACCGAGCAGTTCGGAAGGGTTGCTCGGAACGCTTCCGCAGGGGATGATATCGAGGTTTTCGACTTCGGTATTGCAGATGACTTCGTCAAGGGTAGCGCTGTGCAGCAGGACCTGCGAAAGACCCTTTCCGCGCTTGATGCCGAATTCCTTGTGCAGACGGCCCTTGCGGAGGTCGGCGTCGATAAGGAGTACCTTCTTGCCGAGGCCTGCGCACAGGGCGGCGAGGTTTACCGAGATGAAGCTCTTGCCCACGCCGGGGATAAGTCCGCTTACGCCGATAATCCTGCGCTGGCCTTCTTCCATGCTGAATTCGAGGGAACTGCGGAGGGCGCGGAGCGATTCCACGGCCACGTCGTCGGGTTCGACCACGGCGAGCGGGCGCGTTCCCTTGGTTCCCTTCGGGTTGCCCTTCGGAACCTTCGCGTAGACGCTGAATCCCGTTTCGCGTTCGATGAAGTTCGCGTCGCGGACACCGCTGCTCAGCTTGCTCTTGATGGAGACGAGCGCGATTCCGACCAGGAGCCCGATAAAGAGGGCCGCGCATATGATGAGGGGTTTTTTGGGCTTGGACGGTGTCGAGACCTGTTCCGCAAAGTCGATGATGCGGACCGATCCGACTTCACCCGCGGACACGAGCTTCAACTGCTGGATGTTGTTGAGCATCGTGGTGTACATGAGCTTGCTCATGTCCACTTCGTTCGTGAGCTTCAGGACTTCCTGCTGCGTCGAGGGGAGTTTCTTTGTCTCGTTAGAGTTGCTTGCGAGTTCGCGCTTCAGGGCGTTTTCCTGTTCCTCGAGGGTCTTGATGGTCGGATGTTCCGGCTGGAACAGGCGGATGGCGCTCTGCTTCTTCTGCTGCAGTTCAAGCAGGCTCTGCTGCAGTTTGGTGCGCTTTTCAAGTACGAGGCGCGTTTCCGCATTGATGTCGATGGAGCCGACGCGGTTCCTGTAGGTGTTGTACTTCAGGAGCGAACTGTCCATCTGGGCTTTTACATCGGGCAGCTGCTTTTCCAAGAACTCGAGCGTCTTCTGCGCTTCGGCGTTGCGCTGTTCCACGTTCTGACGCAGGTAGGTCGTCGCGATTTCGTTCAGGATGTTCGTCGCGCGGTCCGGGTAGATGTCCTGGTAACTGAATTCCAGGATGCCGGTCTTTTTCCCGCGTTCCTTCACCTTGAACTTGCTCTTGAACGAGGCAATGGCGTCGAGCCTTTCCATTTTCTGGAGCTTGAACTTCTGCTTGGGCTCGGCGTTCATGTAGAATACGTTTATCGTGACAGTGTCGCCGGCGTAGGGCGCCTTGCAAGTCTGGCTTACGGTACACGTCAGGACTTTTTTCTTGTTGTGGTCCAGCAGGTAGTAATTGGTGCTGTCGATAACGACGGCATGCCAGGGGCCGGTATCTTCATCGGGAGGGAGCTTGCCCCAGGGAACTTCGAAGGCGCTCAATTCCATGCGGCCTTCCCGGTGCAGAATTCTGTTTATTTTGCTTATAGGTGTCGCCACGTACTGCAGGTGCATCTTTTCGACGGCTTCACCGATAATCTGGCGGCTCATGATGAGCTCGATTTCCGTTTCGGCAGGGCTTGTCGTCGAAAAGAGGTTTCCGAGGCCGGCCATCATCCCGACGTTCTTGCCGTTTTTCGATTCGATTTGCAGCAGCGCATCAACCTTGTAGACAGGTCTAATCCACATGGCGATGAACACGCCGATGATACCGGCAAGAATCAGGCATGGAAGCACTATCTGCCAGTTCTTGGCGATGTCTTTCAGAAGGTCCAAAAGATCGGTTTCTTCTTTTTTCGATGACGAAGCCATTAGATAATCCTCAATGTTCTAAACACTCCACCATAAATTAGAAAAAATTGCTAAAATATTTGTAATGAAAAAGTTGTTTGCTATTCTCTTTGTGGCTGTTTGTGCGTCTTTCGCCTATATTCCGGGCGAATCGGGCTTTGTGTCCCTCGATTACGGACATGGCATTTTCGGCAACCCCGCGGGCCTTTCCGCATTCGATTCGCAGGGGGCGCTGCTTGGCTACCAGTACGATGACGGCATCTCCGCTTTCCGCGCCGGTGTGAACCTCGACCGCATAGGTGTCGGGTTCGACTACCGCACCGACGGTGACCATATCGACGAGTCCCGCTGGAATCTCACATATTCGTTCCCGATGTTTGGGCGCCTGCTGTTTTCCGGTACGCGCGCCATGGCCTTCCGCAGCGCCGATTTCCAGGGTACGGAATGGGTGCTCGACCAGGGCTTTATCGTGCGCCCGACCACGTTCTTCTCGCTCGGTTACATGTGCGAAAACTTGCTCTATTTGGGCCCCCAGTCACAGGAGCGCATCCATAGTTTTGGCGCGACGCTGCGCATCGGGAAGCGCTTCTCGGTCAGCTACGATTGGGAAGATTTCGAGAACCACAGGCTCCTCCTGGAACTGGGCCTCTACGGGTTCCGTTTCGGTTTGCAGATGCCCCTCTTCGGCGATGACGAATGGAGGCTTACGGTATCCACGACCATCGGCGGGTACAACGATTTCGCACTTACTTTCTTCGACGATTACCTCCCGAAGCGCGGGGTGTGGGGGTACCATTCCGCCCGCAATCCCGATGCGTCCCGGTTCGCGCGTATAGTGCGCGTGCCCCTGAATACGGAAGTCGCCGAGGTGGCCGAAGGCCTGCCGTTTATCGGGCCTAAAAAGATTGGCATCGCCGAAGTGCGCAATTTGTTCGAACACCTGCTGCGCGACCCCGCGGCCGGGCTTGTCATTCTTGACTTCTCGGGCTACCGAGGCGACGTGGGCGTTTCCAGCGAAATCGACCGCCTGGTAAACCTGATAAAGGCCCGCGGCTCGAAGGTGGTCGCTTACATGGACGATATTCGCCCGGCGGTGCTTCTTGCCGCATCGTCGGTGGACCGCATCGTGGCTGAACCTTCGGCTCATTTTGCATGGCGCGGCCTGGGCGGAACTTCGCTCTACTACAAGGGATTCTTCGAAAAGATCGGCGTGAAGGTGGAATTCCTGAGGCATGGCACATACAAGTCTGCGGTGGAACCCTATGTCGCCGATTCCATGTCGGCCGAGGCCCGCGAAAACAGGGAAACCCTGTACAAGGATTTGTGGCAGGCGCTATCGTCGCGGATCGCATTGCGTGGCGGCGGCAACGCCTACGAGAGGGTGCGTCAGCTGGATTCTCTCGCGAAGGAACCCGTGGTGACCGCTTCGGCTGCCGTGAAGTCGAAACTCGTGGATACGCTCCTCTACATCGACCAGGTCCCGGCCTATGCGCTCAAGACGTTCTTCGACGTGGATGCCCCGCAGGCGCGGTATGTCGACTGGTATCCGACCGACAAGAAGGTCTTTTCCGAGAGCTGGCGC encodes the following:
- a CDS encoding DegT/DnrJ/EryC1/StrS aminotransferase family protein, which codes for MEDKLITVTSPLLPSLDDFIPMLKDIWDRKWLTNNGHYHKELEKALAEYLGVKYISLFTNGTLPLITALQAMRITGEVITTPYSFVATTHSIWWNGLKPVFVDVDEKTGNIDPEKIEAAITPHTTAIMPVHVYGTPCNTKRIQEIADVYGLKVIYDAAHAFGVKVNGESILNAGDMSTLSFHATKVYNTVEGGALVCHDEATKKRIDYLKNFGFAGETTVVAPGINSKMDEIRAAYGLLNLKQVDDAIARRKATAERYRAALKNVAGIRMLEDVEGVHHNYAYFPIFISEEYGLSRDALYEKLKEHNVYGRRYFYPLISTFSAYKGLESARPENLPVAHKLADQVLCLPMFAGLDNESIDRIIDIVIHKK
- the sppA gene encoding signal peptide peptidase SppA → MKKLFAILFVAVCASFAYIPGESGFVSLDYGHGIFGNPAGLSAFDSQGALLGYQYDDGISAFRAGVNLDRIGVGFDYRTDGDHIDESRWNLTYSFPMFGRLLFSGTRAMAFRSADFQGTEWVLDQGFIVRPTTFFSLGYMCENLLYLGPQSQERIHSFGATLRIGKRFSVSYDWEDFENHRLLLELGLYGFRFGLQMPLFGDDEWRLTVSTTIGGYNDFALTFFDDYLPKRGVWGYHSARNPDASRFARIVRVPLNTEVAEVAEGLPFIGPKKIGIAEVRNLFEHLLRDPAAGLVILDFSGYRGDVGVSSEIDRLVNLIKARGSKVVAYMDDIRPAVLLAASSVDRIVAEPSAHFAWRGLGGTSLYYKGFFEKIGVKVEFLRHGTYKSAVEPYVADSMSAEARENRETLYKDLWQALSSRIALRGGGNAYERVRQLDSLAKEPVVTASAAVKSKLVDTLLYIDQVPAYALKTFFDVDAPQARYVDWYPTDKKVFSESWRKRSRIALLNISGTIDAGMERDVSESLRRLPRNVEAIVLRISSPGGSAIASDKIWGALKAVRERGIPVVASIGSVGASGAYYIACAADKIVAEPHSIVGSIGIYGGKVDASGLLSNLGIRPEPVKSHAHADAETFARSWDDSEKAALQQYMDEFYDRFVGIVAGQTGIAKETVDSAYGGGRVFVGQKALGYGLVQGLGGIDLAIKEARLLAKIGEGRDIELFSLNTGDSRLLSQPSVRALAEYFGDIGQVRFWAIEPSLWNVEP
- a CDS encoding polysaccharide biosynthesis tyrosine autokinase, encoding MASSSKKEETDLLDLLKDIAKNWQIVLPCLILAGIIGVFIAMWIRPVYKVDALLQIESKNGKNVGMMAGLGNLFSTTSPAETEIELIMSRQIIGEAVEKMHLQYVATPISKINRILHREGRMELSAFEVPWGKLPPDEDTGPWHAVVIDSTNYYLLDHNKKKVLTCTVSQTCKAPYAGDTVTINVFYMNAEPKQKFKLQKMERLDAIASFKSKFKVKERGKKTGILEFSYQDIYPDRATNILNEIATTYLRQNVEQRNAEAQKTLEFLEKQLPDVKAQMDSSLLKYNTYRNRVGSIDINAETRLVLEKRTKLQQSLLELQQKKQSAIRLFQPEHPTIKTLEEQENALKRELASNSNETKKLPSTQQEVLKLTNEVDMSKLMYTTMLNNIQQLKLVSAGEVGSVRIIDFAEQVSTPSKPKKPLIICAALFIGLLVGIALVSIKSKLSSGVRDANFIERETGFSVYAKVPKGNPKGTKGTRPLAVVEPDDVAVESLRALRSSLEFSMEEGQRRIIGVSGLIPGVGKSFISVNLAALCAGLGKKVLLIDADLRKGRLHKEFGIKRGKGLSQVLLHSATLDEVICNTEVENLDIIPCGSVPSNPSELLGSKHYTNTIDELEKNYDLIIVDTPPIMLVTDAALACRVASQIVMVIEYNKHSIEAIKDGMKQLLKGNSGVHASFVINKYEHGHSDGYGYKYGKY
- a CDS encoding lipopolysaccharide biosynthesis protein, encoding MPTKRTIIASLFWKYCERLGTQLTQFVVSIVLARILAPDDFGVVALAMIFVSIANIFVQSGLNTALIQKKETTFLDFSSVFWASLGVSFVAYAVFYAAAPYIADFYGKEALSPVIRVLALSLPIGVPYSIQYAYVVKNMMFRSLFYRSLGAMIPSGIAGIVAAVQGAGVWAIVIQQLSISVLNIFIMWFLVPWRPSLEFSLQRLKALFSFGWKLLCSSLLDTLYSNLRGLIIGKVFSPADLAYYNRGDHFPNLVVNNIDNSIQSVMLPSLSAYQDDRPMMKKLMRRSIVTSSFLIIPMMAGLAMLAKPLIIFLLGEKWLPCVPFVQIYCFIYAFRPIHTSNLSAINAMGRSDIFLKLEIIKKIFGLVFLFGGLAIFRSPLGIAYGAVLSTISCIFINAHPNKKMLGYGYFEQLKDIMPSFALSAFMGACLYLFSLIDLHIYLSAAIQIVLGIVLYFGMAKLLHFECLDYLIETIKGFRHGR